TCCTCGACGTAGACGGACTCACGCTCGAACAGCTTTGCGCCGGAGATCGCGAGCAGGGCGACGATCATCATCGGGAGGAGGAGGTCCTCGTTCTGGGTCAGCTCGACCATCATGATGATCGAGAGGAACGGGGCCCGCGTCGTCCCCGCGAGCAGCCCCCCCATGCCGAGAAGGGCGTAGCTGGAGATCGGGGACGCCAGGTGCGGGAAGAGGCGCGCCACGACGATCCCGACCGATCCTCCGAGCGCGGCGCCGGTCATGAGCGCCGGGGTGAAGACCCCGCCGACGCCGCCGGAGCCGATCGTGAAGGCCGTCGCGAGGATCTTCGCCGCGAAGATCGCCACGAAGAACCAGAGGACCGGGCGGGCGCTCAACAGGTGATTCGTCCCCTCGAAGCCGTTCCCCCAGACCTCGGGGAACGCGAAAGCGAGCGCCCCGACCCCGAGGCCCCCGACCGTCATCCGCCACTCGTCCTTCCATCCGAGCTGGTGGAACAGCTTCTTCGAGAGGCGGATCGTCCGCATGAAGAGCACGGAGCCGAGCCCCGCCACAAGCCCGAGGACCAGGAAGGGAGCGGTCTGCGGTAGCGACCCGAGCTCGAACGCGGTGACGTGGTAGAGCGGCGCGTTCCCCAGGACCGCGCGCGTCAGGAGCGCCGACACGAACGCCGATACGATCGCGGGTCCGAACACCGCGAACGTGAAGGATCCCATCACGAGCTCGACGACGAAGAGGGTCGCCGAGATCGGCGTGTTGTACGCGCCGGCGACGCCGGCCGCCATGCCGCAGGCGACGAGGACGCGCGCGCGCTCCGGCGAGACCTTGATCGCGCGCGCGACGACCGAGGCGAACGCCGCGCCCATCTGGATGATCGGGCCCTCGCGTCCCTCGGAGCCGCCGCTCGAGATCACGATCGCGGAGGACGCCGTGCGCGCGAGCGACTGCCGGAAACGCACGGTCCGCCTGCCGACGGCGACGACCTCCATGATCTGGGCGATCCCCATCGTTCCCCCGGTGCGGACGAACAGGCGGGCGATGACGCCGCCCGCGAGACCTCCCGCCGCCGGGATCAGGAGCCGCCTCCAGTACGGCAGCCGGCTCGCTCCGGACACGACGTCGGGGCTCCCGAGCAGGTGCGACGTCAGCCAGATCGTGGCGGTGCGGAACACGATCGCGCCGGCGGCGCCGAGCACTCCGACGAGCACGGCGAGAGCGAGGAACTGGGTGTTCGGATCCCTCCAGAAGAACCGCGCGAACCGGATCCGACCGTCAGCCCGCGTCATCCGGGAACGACTCCGGCGTCGTCGCGGAGCTTTTCCGCCGGATGCCGCGAAAGCCCG
This genomic window from Thermoanaerobaculia bacterium contains:
- a CDS encoding chloride channel protein, whose translation is MTRADGRIRFARFFWRDPNTQFLALAVLVGVLGAAGAIVFRTATIWLTSHLLGSPDVVSGASRLPYWRRLLIPAAGGLAGGVIARLFVRTGGTMGIAQIMEVVAVGRRTVRFRQSLARTASSAIVISSGGSEGREGPIIQMGAAFASVVARAIKVSPERARVLVACGMAAGVAGAYNTPISATLFVVELVMGSFTFAVFGPAIVSAFVSALLTRAVLGNAPLYHVTAFELGSLPQTAPFLVLGLVAGLGSVLFMRTIRLSKKLFHQLGWKDEWRMTVGGLGVGALAFAFPEVWGNGFEGTNHLLSARPVLWFFVAIFAAKILATAFTIGSGGVGGVFTPALMTGAALGGSVGIVVARLFPHLASPISSYALLGMGGLLAGTTRAPFLSIIMMVELTQNEDLLLPMMIVALLAISGAKLFERESVYVEELRESGVEWNETPESSALASLRVRDILRSDVELIPQTMRLPEVMKAFLQTRVYYFFVGDAGGRLLGVIDLHDLKDVLGDPELADSSVANLIIAGDIVREIPSVTPEESLASVNEKLWLRDLGWLPVVESPESRKFLGMVTRRDVLGAFERESLRQSHLFARVSRTRLEGGTEVDYFELPEQHRLSQLDVPADLVGETVGETALRSRYGITILAIKRLDRDGLERRFVPAATDRLERGDRLVVLATDEGITRFSQRSDGSSAPEASA